In Biomphalaria glabrata chromosome 11, xgBioGlab47.1, whole genome shotgun sequence, the following proteins share a genomic window:
- the LOC106072562 gene encoding arylsulfatase I-like isoform X1, translating to MTTYKTTNNHDSAEAIIFILMRRWLKLKENLIGHYRKQLCLHWMWQNIYRTKPLNLSKLVIVKMYTVNSFKRYLLFVVFLMTTCIAPSLASQQPNIILIVADDLGYNDVSFHGSNQIPTPNIDFLGYTGIILNNYYVSPICTPTRSALMTGRHPIHTGMQSGVIVGTQPYGLPLNETILPQYLNQLGYSSHIVGKWHLGMFKWEYTPLYRGFKSHIGYYQGCEDYYTHTYEANLQQWGLDFRQDKDLLWNYTGKYSTDIFKDEALRIINKHNKSQPLFLYLPFQSVHSGNGDSTHLQAPKRYIDKFQYIENGQRRIYAAMLSALDDAIGEIYDALKNSGLLDNSIIVFTTDNGGPANGFDFNAANNYPLRGVKATLWEGGMRGVGLVHSPLLQKQGYVSEQMFHVCDWLPTFYKAAGGDPSTLKNLDGFNSWEMLNTNGNPIRSKMLHNIDPLDKSAAIRVGDYKLLVGNVMSGWDGWYPPYQLYDDQKLLHYSNYTDKTFQSSGMLMLRDKLQKQYSEFWPKQVTSRLEELYTFYQKSDIYSKFRPNLGKNETSLLFSPQKSSNTFSGTPVTLNCGPKPSNASDNCKPNVAPCLYHIPSDPCEYNNLAFSKPDIVTELLNELKAYSDTMVPPGNKPYDDAGNPTRHGGAWVPWQ from the exons ATGACtacttataaaactacaaataatCACGATAGCGCTGAGgccattatatttatatta ATGCGTAGATggctaaaactaaaagaaaacctAATTGGCCACTACCGAAAACAGTTATGTCtgcactggatgtggcaaaatatatatag AACAAAGCCTCTAAATTTGAGCAAGTTGGTAATTGTTAAAATGTACACAGTTAACAGCTTTAAACGTTATCTcctgtttgttgtttttctgatgACTACTTGCATAGCACCATCATTGGCCTCACAGCAGCCTAATATTATTCTGATTGTTGCTGATGATTTG GGTTACAATGATGTAAGTTTTCATGGCTCCAATCAAATCCCTACACCTAACATTGACTTTCTTGGCTACACTGGAATCATACTGAACAACTATTATGTTAGTCCTATATGTACACCAACAAGAAGTGCTTTGATGACTGGCAGACATCCTATACATACAG GAATGCAATCTGGTGTTATAGTTGGAACTCAACCTTATGGTCTCCCACTGAATGAAACCATTCTTCCCCAATACTTAAACCAATTGGGATACAGCTCACATATTGTGGGAAAG TGGCACCTTGGGATGTTCAAATGGGAGTACACTCCACTCTACAGAGGTTTTAAGTCACACATTGGCTACTACCAGGGCTGTGAGGACTACTACACTCATACATATGAGGCCAATTTG CAACAGTGGGGACTAGATTTTCGCCAAGACAAGGATTTATTATGGAATTATACTGGGAAGTATTCAACAGATATATTCAAAGATGAGGCACTAAGAATTATTAATAAACACAACAAGTCACAG CCATTGTTTCTGTATTTACCTTTTCAATCAGTACACAGTGGCAATGGAGACAGCACCCACCTCCAGGCACCAAAGAGATACATTGACAAGTTTCAGTATATAGAGAATGGTCAAAGGAGAATATATGCTG CAATGTTGTCAGCTCTGGATGATGCAATAGGTGAAATCTATGATGCTCTCAAAAACAGTGGATTACTTGACAATTCCATTATTGTTTTTACTACAGATAATGGAGGGCCAGCcaatggttttgattttaatGCTGCTAATAATTATCCACTTAG AGGAGTGAAGGCTACTCTCTGGGAAGGAGGCATGAGAGGTGTTGGACTTGTCCACAGTCCACTCTTACAGAAACAAGGCTATGTGTCAGAGCAAATGTTCCATGTTTGTGATTGGTTGCCAACTTTCTACAAGGCTGCCGGTGGGGATCCATCAACTTTGAAAAACTTGGATGGATTCAACTCTTGGGAAATGTTGAACACCAATGGAAATCCAATACGCAGCAAGATGTTGCATAACATTGACCCACTTGATAAATCAGCAGCTATTAGAGTTGGAGATTACAAACTTTTGGTTGGCAATGTCATGTCAGGATGGGATGGCTGGTACCCTCCTTATCAGCTTTATGATGACCAGAAATTACTTCATTACTCCAACTATACAGACAAAACCTTTCAGTCTTCTGGTATGCTCATGTTACGTGACAAACTTCAAAAGCAATATTCTGAATTCTGGCCAAAACAAGTGACTTCACGTTTGGAAGAGCTGTATACATTTTATCAGAAAAGTGATATTTATTCCAAGTTTAGGCCCAATCTGGGAAAAAATGAAACCAGTCTTTTGTTCTCACCACAAAAATCTAGCAATACATTTTCGGGAACACCAGTGACCTTGAACTGTGGTCCTAAACCTTCTAATGCAAGTGACAATTGCAAGCCAAATGTGGCCCCATGTTTGTATCACATTCCTTCAGATCCTTGTGAATACAACAATTTGGCTTTCTCCAAACCTGACATT GTAACTGAGTTACTAAATGAGCTCAAGGCATACAGTGACACTATGGTGCCACCTGGGAACAAACCTTATGATGATGCAGGTAACCCAACAAGACATGGCGGAGCTTGGGTTCCTTGGCAATAG
- the LOC106072562 gene encoding arylsulfatase I-like isoform X2: protein MYTVNSFKRYLLFVVFLMTTCIAPSLASQQPNIILIVADDLGYNDVSFHGSNQIPTPNIDFLGYTGIILNNYYVSPICTPTRSALMTGRHPIHTGMQSGVIVGTQPYGLPLNETILPQYLNQLGYSSHIVGKWHLGMFKWEYTPLYRGFKSHIGYYQGCEDYYTHTYEANLQQWGLDFRQDKDLLWNYTGKYSTDIFKDEALRIINKHNKSQPLFLYLPFQSVHSGNGDSTHLQAPKRYIDKFQYIENGQRRIYAAMLSALDDAIGEIYDALKNSGLLDNSIIVFTTDNGGPANGFDFNAANNYPLRGVKATLWEGGMRGVGLVHSPLLQKQGYVSEQMFHVCDWLPTFYKAAGGDPSTLKNLDGFNSWEMLNTNGNPIRSKMLHNIDPLDKSAAIRVGDYKLLVGNVMSGWDGWYPPYQLYDDQKLLHYSNYTDKTFQSSGMLMLRDKLQKQYSEFWPKQVTSRLEELYTFYQKSDIYSKFRPNLGKNETSLLFSPQKSSNTFSGTPVTLNCGPKPSNASDNCKPNVAPCLYHIPSDPCEYNNLAFSKPDIVTELLNELKAYSDTMVPPGNKPYDDAGNPTRHGGAWVPWQ, encoded by the exons ATGTACACAGTTAACAGCTTTAAACGTTATCTcctgtttgttgtttttctgatgACTACTTGCATAGCACCATCATTGGCCTCACAGCAGCCTAATATTATTCTGATTGTTGCTGATGATTTG GGTTACAATGATGTAAGTTTTCATGGCTCCAATCAAATCCCTACACCTAACATTGACTTTCTTGGCTACACTGGAATCATACTGAACAACTATTATGTTAGTCCTATATGTACACCAACAAGAAGTGCTTTGATGACTGGCAGACATCCTATACATACAG GAATGCAATCTGGTGTTATAGTTGGAACTCAACCTTATGGTCTCCCACTGAATGAAACCATTCTTCCCCAATACTTAAACCAATTGGGATACAGCTCACATATTGTGGGAAAG TGGCACCTTGGGATGTTCAAATGGGAGTACACTCCACTCTACAGAGGTTTTAAGTCACACATTGGCTACTACCAGGGCTGTGAGGACTACTACACTCATACATATGAGGCCAATTTG CAACAGTGGGGACTAGATTTTCGCCAAGACAAGGATTTATTATGGAATTATACTGGGAAGTATTCAACAGATATATTCAAAGATGAGGCACTAAGAATTATTAATAAACACAACAAGTCACAG CCATTGTTTCTGTATTTACCTTTTCAATCAGTACACAGTGGCAATGGAGACAGCACCCACCTCCAGGCACCAAAGAGATACATTGACAAGTTTCAGTATATAGAGAATGGTCAAAGGAGAATATATGCTG CAATGTTGTCAGCTCTGGATGATGCAATAGGTGAAATCTATGATGCTCTCAAAAACAGTGGATTACTTGACAATTCCATTATTGTTTTTACTACAGATAATGGAGGGCCAGCcaatggttttgattttaatGCTGCTAATAATTATCCACTTAG AGGAGTGAAGGCTACTCTCTGGGAAGGAGGCATGAGAGGTGTTGGACTTGTCCACAGTCCACTCTTACAGAAACAAGGCTATGTGTCAGAGCAAATGTTCCATGTTTGTGATTGGTTGCCAACTTTCTACAAGGCTGCCGGTGGGGATCCATCAACTTTGAAAAACTTGGATGGATTCAACTCTTGGGAAATGTTGAACACCAATGGAAATCCAATACGCAGCAAGATGTTGCATAACATTGACCCACTTGATAAATCAGCAGCTATTAGAGTTGGAGATTACAAACTTTTGGTTGGCAATGTCATGTCAGGATGGGATGGCTGGTACCCTCCTTATCAGCTTTATGATGACCAGAAATTACTTCATTACTCCAACTATACAGACAAAACCTTTCAGTCTTCTGGTATGCTCATGTTACGTGACAAACTTCAAAAGCAATATTCTGAATTCTGGCCAAAACAAGTGACTTCACGTTTGGAAGAGCTGTATACATTTTATCAGAAAAGTGATATTTATTCCAAGTTTAGGCCCAATCTGGGAAAAAATGAAACCAGTCTTTTGTTCTCACCACAAAAATCTAGCAATACATTTTCGGGAACACCAGTGACCTTGAACTGTGGTCCTAAACCTTCTAATGCAAGTGACAATTGCAAGCCAAATGTGGCCCCATGTTTGTATCACATTCCTTCAGATCCTTGTGAATACAACAATTTGGCTTTCTCCAAACCTGACATT GTAACTGAGTTACTAAATGAGCTCAAGGCATACAGTGACACTATGGTGCCACCTGGGAACAAACCTTATGATGATGCAGGTAACCCAACAAGACATGGCGGAGCTTGGGTTCCTTGGCAATAG